Proteins encoded by one window of Deinococcus radiodurans R1 = ATCC 13939 = DSM 20539:
- a CDS encoding AAC(3) family N-acetyltransferase: MLNLLRRPAVTAADLDRGLDSLGLDGTQNVIVHASLRSFGQLEGGARTVVDELERRTSTLVAPAFTYATLLSRPSSPVRASFNRDSRVSRDIGRVPQEMVERAAARRSFHPALSFVALGQEAERVTAAQTLDSPYQPIGALYDLDGYALLMGVDFGSNTTVHYGEHLAGMPLLTRWVPLDGQVSPTAFPNCSADFANLEPYVRGREVQVGPATLRLYRVRDLVDETVRLLSHNPEALLCQIRGCRCQQVRELVRENGLRPRHHQGLL, encoded by the coding sequence GTGCTGAACCTGCTGCGCCGCCCCGCCGTGACTGCCGCCGACCTTGACCGGGGACTGGATTCGCTCGGCCTCGACGGAACGCAGAACGTGATTGTCCACGCCAGCCTGCGCTCGTTCGGGCAGCTCGAAGGCGGCGCACGGACGGTGGTGGACGAACTGGAGCGGCGGACCTCGACGCTGGTCGCCCCGGCCTTTACCTACGCGACGCTGCTCTCGCGCCCGAGTTCGCCGGTGCGGGCGAGCTTCAACCGCGACTCGCGGGTCAGCCGCGACATTGGCCGGGTGCCGCAGGAAATGGTCGAGCGGGCGGCGGCGCGGCGGTCCTTTCACCCGGCGCTGAGCTTCGTGGCGCTCGGTCAGGAGGCCGAGCGGGTCACAGCGGCTCAGACCCTCGACAGCCCTTACCAGCCCATCGGGGCGCTGTACGACCTGGACGGCTACGCGCTGCTGATGGGCGTGGATTTCGGGTCGAACACCACCGTCCACTACGGCGAACACCTTGCCGGAATGCCGCTGCTCACGCGCTGGGTGCCGCTGGACGGTCAGGTCTCCCCCACCGCCTTTCCCAACTGCTCGGCGGACTTCGCCAATCTCGAACCCTACGTGCGCGGGCGCGAGGTGCAGGTCGGCCCCGCCACGCTGCGGCTCTACCGGGTGCGCGACCTGGTGGACGAAACGGTGCGGCTGCTGTCGCACAACCCGGAAGCGCTGCTGTGCCAGATTCGCGGCTGCCGTTGCCAGCAGGTGCGCGAACTCGTCCGCGAAAACGGCCTGCGCCCCCGCCATCACCAGGGTCTGCTCTAG
- a CDS encoding DUF4442 domain-containing protein: MTQATLPAPAVQAVKAALHAIPMNATVGVQITDVGLGWASGECPDTPPFRNHLGTIHAGAQFLLAEAVSGAAFAGAFVQYVGEAVPLIEKLETHYVGRAVGDLTARAEIDPAALPAAYAEYQADGRARLPVKVTVKDGEDKPVMEAQAHWYLRRRPQDK; the protein is encoded by the coding sequence ATGACGCAAGCTACCCTGCCCGCTCCCGCCGTTCAGGCCGTGAAAGCCGCCCTGCACGCCATTCCCATGAACGCCACCGTGGGCGTCCAGATCACCGATGTCGGCCTCGGCTGGGCGAGCGGCGAGTGCCCCGACACCCCGCCCTTTCGCAACCACCTGGGCACCATTCATGCTGGAGCGCAGTTCCTGCTCGCCGAGGCGGTCAGCGGGGCAGCCTTCGCGGGCGCCTTCGTGCAGTACGTCGGCGAGGCGGTGCCGCTCATCGAGAAGCTCGAAACGCACTACGTGGGCCGCGCCGTGGGCGACCTGACCGCCCGCGCCGAGATCGACCCCGCCGCGCTGCCCGCCGCCTACGCCGAGTACCAGGCCGATGGCCGCGCCCGGCTGCCCGTCAAGGTGACGGTCAAAGACGGCGAGGACAAGCCGGTGATGGAAGCGCAGGCGCACTGGTACCTGCGCCGCCGCCCGCAGGACAAATAA
- the treS gene encoding maltose alpha-D-glucosyltransferase, translating to MTQAHPEWYKSAVFYELSVRTFQDGNGDGKGDFPGLTSRLDYLKNLGVDCLWLLPWFPSPLRDDGYDVADYRGIHPDLGTLDDFKVFLREAHARGLRVIGDLVTNHTSSDHPWFQAARRGPTLPDGSPNEYHDYYVWSDEGKEYADTRIIFTDTEVSNWTLDEQAGKYYWHRFFASQPDLNYDNPKVVEELHGAARFWLDLGLDGFRVDAVPYLIEREGTSCENLPETHEILKGFRAMVDREYPGRLLLAEANQWPEEVVEYFGTEAEPEFHMCFNFPVMPRLYMSLKREDTSSIREIMGRLPKIPSFGQWCTFLRNHDELTLEMVTDDERAFMYAAYAPDARMKINVGIRRRLAPLLDNDRRRIELLNTVLLALPGSPILYYGDEIGMGDDLGLPDRNGVRTPMQWNAGTSGGFSTAQPSDCFFPPIQDPVYGFGRVNVQSQLQDPSSLLKWTARQLELRRAHPAFAHGDLTFIETGNPAILAFTRQYDGETLLIVSNFAGNAQAGLLDLAPFVGRAPVTLSGASPLPVVTGNGQYPVVMGKYDYYWLRLN from the coding sequence ATGACCCAGGCACACCCGGAGTGGTACAAGAGCGCTGTCTTCTACGAACTGTCCGTGCGGACCTTTCAGGACGGCAACGGCGACGGCAAGGGCGATTTTCCCGGCCTGACCTCGCGGCTGGACTACCTGAAAAACCTCGGCGTGGACTGCCTGTGGTTGCTGCCCTGGTTTCCCAGCCCACTGCGCGACGACGGGTACGACGTGGCCGACTACCGGGGGATTCACCCTGACCTCGGCACGCTCGACGACTTCAAGGTCTTTCTGCGCGAAGCCCACGCCCGGGGCCTGCGGGTCATCGGCGACCTGGTGACCAACCACACGTCCAGCGACCACCCCTGGTTTCAGGCGGCGCGGCGCGGCCCGACCCTGCCCGACGGCTCGCCCAACGAGTACCACGACTACTACGTCTGGAGCGACGAGGGCAAGGAATACGCCGACACCCGCATCATCTTCACCGACACCGAGGTCAGCAACTGGACGCTCGACGAGCAGGCAGGCAAGTATTACTGGCACCGCTTTTTCGCCAGCCAGCCGGACCTGAACTACGACAACCCGAAAGTGGTGGAAGAACTTCACGGCGCCGCCCGCTTCTGGCTCGACCTCGGCCTCGACGGGTTCCGGGTGGACGCCGTGCCCTACCTCATCGAGCGCGAGGGCACGAGCTGCGAGAATCTGCCCGAAACACACGAGATTCTCAAGGGCTTCCGGGCGATGGTGGACCGCGAGTATCCGGGGCGGCTGCTGCTTGCCGAGGCGAACCAGTGGCCCGAGGAAGTCGTCGAGTACTTCGGCACCGAAGCCGAGCCCGAGTTCCACATGTGCTTCAACTTCCCGGTGATGCCCCGGCTGTACATGAGCCTGAAAAGGGAGGACACCTCCAGCATCCGCGAGATCATGGGCCGCCTGCCGAAAATCCCGAGTTTCGGCCAGTGGTGCACCTTCCTGCGCAACCACGACGAACTGACGCTGGAAATGGTCACCGACGACGAGCGCGCCTTCATGTATGCCGCCTACGCGCCCGACGCCCGCATGAAAATCAACGTGGGCATCCGCCGTCGCCTCGCGCCGCTGCTCGACAACGACCGGCGCCGCATCGAGCTGCTGAACACTGTGCTCCTCGCCCTGCCCGGCAGCCCCATCCTGTACTACGGCGACGAAATCGGCATGGGCGACGACCTCGGCCTGCCCGACCGCAACGGCGTGCGCACCCCGATGCAGTGGAACGCGGGCACCAGCGGCGGTTTTTCCACTGCGCAGCCCTCCGACTGCTTTTTCCCGCCGATTCAGGACCCGGTGTACGGCTTCGGGCGCGTCAACGTGCAGAGCCAGCTCCAAGACCCCAGCAGCCTGCTGAAGTGGACCGCCCGGCAACTCGAACTGCGCCGCGCCCACCCCGCCTTTGCGCACGGCGACCTCACCTTCATCGAAACCGGCAACCCCGCCATCCTCGCCTTTACCCGCCAGTACGACGGCGAAACGCTGCTCATCGTCAGCAACTTCGCGGGCAACGCCCAGGCCGGGCTGCTCGATCTCGCGCCCTTCGTGGGCCGCGCCCCGGTCACACTTTCCGGGGCCAGCCCGCTGCCGGTGGTCACTGGAAACGGCCAGTACCCGGTGGTGATGGGCAAGTACGACTATTACTGGCTGCGGTTGAATTGA
- a CDS encoding glutamine synthetase III, which translates to MTQQNFDVNSVARNWRVDAKQTASPKELVETLFASDVLTLDQLKARLSKSDFRKLQATAARGETLDASIADTVALAMKTWAMEKGATHYTHWFQPLTGSTAEKHDSFLNPAGDGVAIMSFSGKELIQAEPDASSFPSGGLRATFEARGYTAWDPSSPAFIVRHANGATLYIPSVFASWKGEALDLKTPLLRSVEALNKAVSPALELFGASEGTRVGSTLGAEQEYFLITEEYFYRRPDLIMTGRTLFGARPPRGQELEDHYFGAIPDRVLSFMTDAETQLYALGIPVKTRHNEVAPGQFEIAPIFEDSNIAADHQQLMMQVLRTTARKYGLVCLLHEKPFAGVNGSGKHCNWSMGTDHGENLLDPGDTPSENMQFLFFCAAVIKAVDDYQALLRACVASASNDWRLGANEAPPAILSVFLGDELTDIFERILSGEGGSSHSAGLMGLGSQVLPEIPVHAGDRNRTSPFAFTGNKFEFRAVGSSQSISFPVTVLNASIAESVEQLTGELQGKLRSGADLAHAVTEVVRDTYKKYQRIVFNGDGYSEAWHQEAEKERGLLNLRTTLDAVERLTDPKNLELFEKHGILNERELVARQEIMYDIYFKTVNIEGETTQYMAQTQILPAAVTYLGELGRAGESRAVQGISGEVTRLADELYDALDGLRTVNNDLGGEEVHEKAYHMRDRVLPAMHEVRAAADKLEGIMSFKHWPMPTYRQMLFVK; encoded by the coding sequence ATGACCCAGCAGAACTTCGACGTGAACTCGGTGGCGCGCAACTGGCGCGTGGACGCCAAGCAGACCGCCAGCCCCAAGGAACTGGTGGAGACCCTTTTCGCCAGCGACGTGCTGACGCTCGACCAGCTCAAGGCGCGCCTGAGCAAGTCCGATTTCCGTAAGTTGCAGGCGACCGCCGCGCGCGGCGAAACGCTCGACGCCTCGATTGCCGACACCGTGGCGCTCGCCATGAAGACCTGGGCCATGGAAAAGGGCGCGACCCACTACACCCACTGGTTCCAGCCGCTGACCGGCTCGACCGCCGAAAAGCACGACTCGTTCCTCAACCCGGCGGGCGACGGCGTGGCGATCATGTCGTTTTCCGGCAAGGAACTGATTCAGGCCGAGCCTGACGCCAGCTCCTTTCCCTCGGGTGGCCTGCGGGCGACCTTCGAGGCACGCGGCTACACGGCCTGGGACCCGTCGAGCCCAGCGTTTATCGTGCGGCATGCCAACGGCGCGACCCTGTATATCCCCAGCGTATTCGCGTCGTGGAAGGGTGAGGCGCTCGACCTCAAGACCCCGCTGCTGCGCTCCGTCGAGGCGCTGAACAAAGCCGTGTCCCCGGCGCTCGAACTGTTCGGTGCCAGCGAAGGCACCCGCGTGGGCTCCACCCTGGGCGCCGAGCAGGAGTATTTCCTGATTACCGAGGAGTACTTCTACCGCCGCCCCGACCTGATCATGACCGGGCGCACCCTCTTCGGCGCCCGGCCCCCGCGCGGACAGGAACTCGAAGACCATTACTTCGGCGCCATCCCTGACCGCGTGCTGAGCTTCATGACCGACGCCGAGACGCAGCTCTACGCGCTCGGCATTCCGGTCAAGACCCGCCACAACGAGGTGGCGCCCGGCCAGTTCGAAATCGCGCCGATCTTCGAAGACTCCAACATCGCCGCCGACCACCAGCAGCTCATGATGCAGGTGCTGCGGACCACCGCCCGCAAGTACGGTCTGGTGTGTCTGCTGCACGAAAAACCTTTCGCGGGCGTCAACGGCTCGGGCAAGCACTGCAACTGGAGCATGGGCACCGACCACGGCGAGAACCTGCTCGACCCCGGCGACACCCCCAGCGAGAACATGCAGTTTCTGTTTTTCTGTGCGGCGGTCATCAAGGCGGTGGACGACTACCAGGCGCTGCTGCGCGCCTGCGTGGCGAGTGCGAGCAACGACTGGCGCTTGGGCGCGAACGAAGCGCCGCCCGCCATCCTCAGCGTGTTTCTGGGCGACGAACTGACCGACATCTTCGAGCGCATCCTCAGTGGCGAGGGCGGCAGCAGCCACTCGGCGGGGCTGATGGGCCTGGGCAGTCAGGTGCTGCCCGAGATTCCGGTGCACGCCGGGGACCGCAACCGCACCAGCCCCTTCGCCTTTACCGGCAACAAGTTCGAGTTCCGCGCGGTGGGCAGCTCGCAGAGCATTTCCTTTCCAGTGACGGTGCTCAACGCATCCATCGCCGAGAGCGTCGAGCAACTGACCGGCGAACTCCAGGGCAAGCTCCGCAGCGGCGCCGACCTCGCCCACGCCGTGACCGAGGTGGTGCGTGACACCTACAAGAAGTACCAGCGCATCGTCTTCAACGGCGACGGCTACTCCGAGGCGTGGCACCAGGAAGCCGAGAAGGAGCGCGGCCTGCTCAACCTGCGGACCACCCTCGACGCGGTCGAGCGCCTCACTGACCCCAAGAACCTCGAACTGTTCGAGAAGCACGGCATCCTGAACGAGCGTGAACTCGTCGCCCGGCAGGAAATCATGTACGACATCTACTTCAAGACCGTGAACATCGAGGGCGAAACCACCCAGTACATGGCCCAGACGCAGATTCTGCCCGCCGCCGTGACCTACCTCGGTGAACTCGGGCGGGCGGGCGAAAGCCGCGCCGTGCAGGGCATCAGCGGCGAAGTGACCCGCCTCGCCGACGAACTCTACGACGCGCTCGACGGCCTGCGAACGGTCAACAATGACCTCGGCGGCGAGGAAGTCCACGAGAAGGCCTACCACATGCGCGACCGGGTGCTGCCCGCCATGCACGAGGTCCGCGCCGCCGCCGACAAGCTCGAGGGCATCATGAGCTTCAAGCACTGGCCGATGCCCACCTACCGGCAGATGCTGTTCGTCAAATAA
- a CDS encoding cobalamin B12-binding domain-containing protein: MDGTDRRIRVLIAKPGMDGHDRGAKVVARALRDAGMEVIYTGLRQTADMIVNAAVQEDVDAIGLSVLSGAHMHYFKEVTELLREQGAGDIIVFGGGIIPDQDLPKLKEMGVGQVFTPGTSTEDAAAYLREAVRERWARLGED, translated from the coding sequence ATGGACGGGACAGACCGCCGCATACGGGTCCTGATTGCCAAGCCCGGCATGGACGGACACGACCGGGGCGCCAAAGTGGTCGCGCGGGCGCTGCGTGACGCGGGGATGGAAGTGATCTACACCGGCCTGCGCCAGACTGCCGACATGATCGTGAACGCCGCTGTGCAAGAAGACGTGGACGCCATCGGCCTGAGCGTGCTTTCGGGCGCGCACATGCACTATTTCAAGGAAGTCACCGAGCTGCTGCGCGAGCAGGGCGCGGGGGACATCATCGTGTTCGGCGGAGGCATCATCCCCGACCAGGATCTGCCCAAGCTCAAGGAAATGGGCGTGGGGCAGGTCTTTACGCCCGGCACCAGTACCGAGGACGCCGCCGCCTACCTGCGCGAAGCGGTGCGCGAGCGCTGGGCCCGGCTGGGTGAAGATTGA
- a CDS encoding alpha-E domain-containing protein: MLLSRLAESLFWIGRYVERAENTARLLNVNYFASLEMGGRAREIWLPLLEHTGGGADLRAKYGRVDARSVSAWLAFDRDNPASIASSVTRARENARGLRDRIPSEMWESLNRSYLTLCFESNSLLERDGLFEYCNAARDASQMFFGIAFATLPRDEGWAFMRAGQMLERGDNGLRVLQSRLRGIDAAPVSDPAGRAIQTQRWVSVLKGSSAYEAYRKQVHSGIEPQKISEFLLLDEYFPRSVRYSAENLQDALTQIERWHPGQHPDILRLSRWLVARLQYAHIGDIVTDDNPSLEELLTEFNRVGAAITAAYFAQE; encoded by the coding sequence ATGCTGCTCTCCCGACTGGCCGAGAGCCTGTTCTGGATCGGACGCTACGTCGAGCGCGCCGAAAACACCGCCCGGTTGCTCAACGTCAACTACTTCGCCAGTCTGGAAATGGGCGGACGGGCGCGGGAAATCTGGTTGCCACTGCTCGAACACACCGGCGGGGGCGCCGACCTGCGCGCCAAATATGGCCGGGTGGACGCCCGCTCGGTGAGCGCGTGGCTGGCCTTCGACCGCGATAACCCGGCGAGCATTGCCAGTTCGGTGACGCGGGCACGCGAGAACGCCCGGGGCCTGCGCGACCGCATCCCGAGCGAGATGTGGGAGTCGCTCAACCGCAGTTACCTCACGCTGTGCTTCGAGAGCAACTCGCTGCTCGAGCGCGACGGGCTGTTCGAGTACTGCAACGCGGCCCGTGACGCCTCGCAGATGTTTTTCGGCATCGCCTTCGCCACCTTGCCGCGTGATGAGGGCTGGGCCTTTATGCGGGCGGGGCAGATGCTCGAGCGCGGCGACAACGGCCTGCGGGTCTTGCAAAGCCGCCTGCGCGGGATTGACGCGGCCCCGGTATCGGACCCGGCGGGGCGTGCTATACAGACCCAGCGCTGGGTGAGCGTCCTGAAAGGGTCGAGCGCCTACGAGGCCTACCGCAAACAGGTGCATTCGGGCATCGAGCCGCAGAAGATCAGCGAGTTCCTGCTGCTCGACGAGTATTTCCCCCGCAGCGTGCGCTACAGCGCCGAGAACCTGCAAGACGCCCTGACGCAGATCGAGCGCTGGCATCCGGGGCAGCACCCCGACATCCTGCGGCTCTCGCGCTGGCTGGTGGCGCGGCTGCAATACGCCCACATCGGCGACATCGTGACCGACGACAACCCGTCGCTCGAGGAACTGCTCACCGAGTTCAACCGGGTGGGGGCCGCGATCACTGCCGCGTATTTCGCGCAGGAATAG
- a CDS encoding phosphoribosylglycinamide formyltransferase: MRLAFLASHGGSAARALVQACRAGELDAEPLALASNNSRSPALAWAREAGLRTAHLSSATSPDPDALDAAIHDFLVGSGADTLVLSGYMKALGPRTLGAFAGRVLNIHPSLLPRHGGRGLYGDRVHESVLAAGDPESGATVHLVTAGIDEGPVLEQVRVPVLPGDTLDTLKARVQAEEAALMLRAVQSLAARHG, from the coding sequence CTGCGCCTCGCTTTCCTCGCCTCGCACGGGGGCAGCGCGGCGCGGGCTCTGGTGCAGGCGTGCCGCGCCGGAGAGCTGGACGCCGAGCCGCTGGCCCTGGCGAGCAACAACAGCCGTTCCCCGGCGCTCGCCTGGGCGCGGGAAGCGGGGCTGCGAACCGCGCACCTCAGCAGCGCCACATCCCCCGACCCTGACGCGCTCGACGCGGCCATCCATGACTTTCTGGTGGGTTCGGGGGCCGACACGCTGGTCCTGAGCGGCTACATGAAAGCACTCGGGCCACGCACGCTGGGCGCCTTCGCCGGGCGGGTGCTCAACATCCACCCCAGCCTGCTCCCCCGGCACGGCGGGCGCGGGCTGTACGGCGACCGAGTCCACGAGTCGGTGCTGGCGGCGGGCGACCCCGAATCCGGCGCGACGGTGCACCTCGTCACGGCGGGCATCGACGAGGGGCCGGTGCTGGAGCAGGTGCGGGTGCCGGTGCTGCCCGGCGACACGCTGGACACCCTCAAGGCCCGCGTGCAGGCCGAGGAAGCGGCGCTGATGCTGCGGGCGGTGCAGAGCCTCGCGGCGCGGCACGGCTAA
- a CDS encoding winged helix-turn-helix domain-containing protein, translated as MPGWQPTQYSRAQLEERRLAALEWIERGTHRNREIAQHFGVSVHTVYTWKARLKRNGGLQATVARGASARLSATQHEQLRTFLREGALHHGFPDDTWTTLRVTNLIGRHFDVWYHHDHVRKILRRLGFTPQMPDGRAAERNELRIASWKEQVAPELEKKGR; from the coding sequence ATGCCCGGATGGCAGCCGACCCAGTATTCCCGCGCTCAGCTTGAGGAGCGCCGCTTGGCCGCGCTTGAATGGATTGAACGAGGGACGCATCGAAACCGAGAGATTGCTCAGCACTTCGGCGTGTCGGTACACACCGTGTACACCTGGAAAGCCCGCCTGAAGCGTAACGGTGGCCTTCAGGCCACCGTTGCCCGTGGCGCTTCTGCACGTCTGAGCGCGACGCAACACGAGCAGCTTCGCACCTTCCTGCGGGAGGGCGCCCTGCACCATGGCTTCCCTGATGACACCTGGACGACCCTACGCGTCACCAACCTGATTGGGCGGCACTTTGACGTGTGGTACCACCACGACCACGTGCGGAAGATTCTCAGACGCTTGGGGTTTACGCCCCAGATGCCAGATGGCCGAGCGGCCGAGCGCAACGAACTTCGGATCGCATCCTGGAAAGAACAGGTTGCACCGGAGTTGGAAAAAAAAGGTCGCTGA
- a CDS encoding DUF1990 family protein, translated as MFLLRPPTPAQVAAFVARSREQAPSYAETGWSLDGRTPDWARSGRHRVRVGEGEACWERAKAALRGGQMFQDWVLRPHGEASTPLSRQGATVVLLVRHFGPWGRRKWGLYSLMTNRVLYLVDEPDRYGFGYGTLPGHLVRGEERFLLERDAGGAVWFDLTTFSRAALPFSRFAQPLVGAAQRRGARHYARMLVRAAGC; from the coding sequence ATGTTCCTGCTGCGTCCGCCCACGCCCGCCCAGGTCGCCGCTTTCGTGGCCCGCAGCCGCGAGCAGGCGCCGAGCTACGCCGAAACCGGCTGGAGCCTGGACGGACGCACGCCTGACTGGGCACGCTCCGGGCGTCACCGCGTCCGGGTGGGCGAGGGAGAAGCGTGCTGGGAGCGGGCCAAAGCCGCGCTGCGGGGCGGCCAGATGTTTCAGGACTGGGTGCTGAGGCCACACGGGGAGGCGTCCACACCGCTCTCCCGGCAGGGTGCCACAGTGGTGCTCCTCGTCCGCCACTTCGGGCCGTGGGGACGCAGGAAATGGGGCCTGTACAGCCTGATGACCAACCGGGTCCTGTACCTCGTGGACGAACCGGACCGCTACGGCTTCGGCTACGGCACCCTGCCGGGCCACCTCGTGCGCGGCGAGGAGCGGTTTTTGCTCGAACGGGACGCCGGGGGCGCAGTCTGGTTCGACCTCACCACCTTTTCCCGCGCCGCGCTGCCCTTTTCGCGGTTCGCGCAACCCCTCGTGGGGGCGGCGCAGCGGCGGGGCGCACGGCACTACGCGCGGATGCTGGTACGGGCGGCGGGGTGCTGA
- a CDS encoding IS630 family transposase: MAERPSATNFGSHPGKNRLHRSWKKKVAEGAILVYLDEVGFSLKGVRRRTWGTRGVTPLVKLPANWEKLSTIGAITSDGRFFQNTRSGAIRSTDVTQFFRHLLRHIQGELVVVLDNAGIHRSKATQAFVETHERLSLVFLPPYAPELNPIELVWAYVKRNALGNFCARSIVELKGRLVSAWQRLRYIELPQRLIDSNLRRDQ; the protein is encoded by the coding sequence ATGGCCGAGCGGCCGAGCGCAACGAACTTCGGATCGCATCCTGGAAAGAACAGGTTGCACCGGAGTTGGAAAAAAAAGGTCGCTGAGGGCGCAATCCTAGTGTATCTGGATGAGGTCGGCTTCTCGCTGAAAGGCGTGCGAAGGCGGACTTGGGGAACCAGGGGCGTGACGCCCCTGGTCAAGCTTCCGGCGAATTGGGAGAAGCTCTCCACCATCGGGGCAATAACCTCGGACGGACGATTCTTCCAAAACACAAGATCTGGAGCGATTCGGAGTACGGATGTCACTCAGTTCTTTCGACACCTCCTGCGGCACATCCAAGGGGAGCTTGTGGTAGTGCTGGACAACGCGGGCATTCATCGATCTAAAGCCACTCAGGCGTTCGTGGAGACCCACGAACGCCTCTCACTGGTGTTTCTACCGCCGTACGCCCCGGAATTGAACCCGATTGAGCTGGTGTGGGCATACGTGAAGCGGAATGCGTTGGGGAATTTCTGTGCGCGTTCGATCGTTGAACTCAAAGGGCGACTGGTCAGCGCGTGGCAGCGCCTTCGGTATATCGAACTGCCTCAACGACTTATCGACTCAAATCTACGCCGCGATCAATAG
- a CDS encoding ParA family protein produces MPHVISFINLKGGVAKTTTAVQLADTFAFMRQKKVLVLDLDPQTNATLALVGEERWEQADERGQTLAHLFLDLLNGTRNFNPERAIVRGASNLNTIPPEVFDQLPESAQYGRVDVLPSSIRLIDVQDRMQDIANRTNYSLSPMAVVQKYIGPLFGRYDYVLIDCPPNLGFITQNGLEVSDHYLIPTIPDRMSTYGIPQIAGKIDELRRDRDLKIRCLGVVVTKFQSNSSQHKQGLEHLPEYLRSAFAYTNEDTPPILNTVMPQTNASAEAMLFERDVRNYPVKYGSGAVAGQAAYKYGLDLAAEVQALLGDEDEA; encoded by the coding sequence ATGCCGCACGTCATCAGTTTCATCAATCTCAAGGGCGGCGTCGCCAAAACCACCACGGCGGTACAGCTCGCCGACACCTTCGCCTTCATGCGGCAAAAGAAGGTGCTGGTGCTCGACCTCGATCCGCAGACCAACGCGACCCTGGCTCTGGTGGGTGAGGAGCGCTGGGAGCAGGCCGACGAGCGCGGGCAGACGCTGGCGCACCTGTTTCTCGACCTGCTGAACGGCACCCGCAACTTCAATCCCGAGCGGGCCATCGTGCGGGGGGCGAGCAACCTCAACACCATTCCGCCCGAGGTGTTCGACCAGTTGCCCGAAAGTGCCCAGTACGGTCGGGTGGACGTGCTGCCGAGTTCCATCCGCCTGATCGACGTGCAAGACCGCATGCAGGACATCGCCAACCGGACCAACTACAGCCTGAGCCCGATGGCGGTGGTGCAGAAGTACATCGGGCCGCTGTTTGGGCGCTACGACTACGTGCTGATCGACTGTCCGCCCAACCTGGGCTTCATTACGCAAAACGGGCTGGAGGTCAGCGACCACTACCTGATTCCGACCATCCCCGACCGCATGAGCACCTACGGAATTCCGCAGATCGCGGGCAAAATCGACGAGCTGCGGCGCGACCGCGACCTGAAGATTCGCTGCCTCGGCGTGGTCGTGACCAAGTTCCAGAGCAATTCCTCGCAGCACAAGCAGGGGCTCGAACACTTACCCGAGTACCTGCGCTCGGCCTTCGCCTACACCAACGAGGACACCCCGCCGATTCTGAACACGGTGATGCCGCAGACCAACGCGAGCGCCGAAGCAATGCTCTTTGAGCGCGATGTGAGGAACTATCCGGTCAAGTACGGCAGCGGGGCGGTGGCCGGGCAAGCGGCCTACAAGTACGGCCTCGACCTCGCCGCCGAGGTGCAGGCGCTCCTGGGCGACGAGGATGAGGCGTGA
- a CDS encoding DUF402 domain-containing protein: MKHKRFDYLHWHRIREGSGEQTVLSLPGGVLTDFQAAEVTKPLRVACCGQQRLILADGYRWVNFAPTDKHHALMVQLDERNVPQQLYVDIGLSTGLDPDGIAFIEDLYLDVIALCDVQPDGRWHVTETEIIDVDELEDALREGQVTPAQYDLAWAEARAVEAALQAQTFGPVDVVRGYLTDPYT, translated from the coding sequence ATGAAACACAAACGCTTCGATTACCTGCACTGGCACCGCATCCGCGAGGGCAGCGGCGAGCAAACGGTGCTGTCGCTGCCGGGCGGCGTCCTCACCGACTTTCAGGCGGCGGAAGTGACCAAGCCGCTGCGGGTGGCCTGCTGTGGACAGCAGCGGCTGATTCTGGCCGACGGCTACCGTTGGGTCAATTTCGCGCCTACCGACAAACACCACGCCCTGATGGTGCAACTCGACGAACGCAACGTGCCGCAACAGCTTTACGTGGACATCGGCCTGTCGACTGGACTTGACCCGGACGGCATCGCTTTTATCGAAGACCTTTACCTCGATGTCATTGCCCTGTGCGACGTGCAACCGGATGGCCGCTGGCATGTCACCGAGACGGAAATCATCGACGTGGACGAACTCGAAGACGCCCTGCGCGAAGGTCAAGTCACGCCCGCGCAGTATGACCTCGCCTGGGCGGAGGCCCGCGCTGTAGAGGCAGCGTTGCAGGCACAGACCTTCGGGCCAGTGGACGTGGTGCGCGGTTACCTGACCGACCCGTATACTTGA